The Brumimicrobium sp. genomic interval GGCTTTTGTGCTTCTGCTCCTATTAGCAAGGTAAAAGAATTGGACTATGTGCTTACTCCGGGCAGATATGTGGGTTTACCTGATGAAGAAGACGACTTTAATTTTGTAGAGCGCTTTGCCAGCTTAAAAGCCGAGTTGGAAGCCCAGTTTAAAGAAGAAGCAAAACTGAATGAAATGATTGCTGCTAACCTTTTAAAGATTAATATCAATGAGTGAGTGGAAAGAGGGCACATTAAAAGAAATTGCTGAAATTGAAATGGGACAATCACCCAGTGGTGATACTTGTAATTCTAATGGACAAGGAATTCCTTTACTAAATGGACCTACAGAATTTGGGGCCAGAAATCCAATAGCTGTTCAATATACAATTGATGCAAAACGGTTAAGCAGACCAAATGACATTCTATTTTGCGTAAGAGGCTCTACCACAGGAAAAATGAATTGGTCTGATAAAAAGTATGCAATAGGTAGAGGATTGGCAGCAATAAGACACAAAAAAGGAGATAACTACAGGTATTTTATAAGAGGAATTATTGACCATAATTTAGAACTCTTACTTGCAAGTGCTACTGGCTCAACTTTTCCAAATATATCAAGAAATCAATTAGAGGAATTAGAGATTTTAATCCCCCCTCTCCCCGAACAAACAGCCATTGCCTCCGTCCTCAGCAGTTTAGACGACAAAATAGACCTGCTGCACCGCCAAAACGCCACCTTAGAAAAAATGGCTGAAACGCTGTTTAGGCAGTGGTTTGTGGAAGAAGCGAAGGAAGAGTGGGAGAATTGCAATTTAGAAGATTTATGCACTCAAATAAATTCAGGCGGCACACCTTTGACCAAAATAGAATCGTATTACAATGGCAACATAAATTGGTATTCTACCAAAGAACTTAACGACAACTATCTATTTGAAAGCATATCAAAAATTACGCAAGATGGTCTGGATAACTCGTCTGCAAAATTATTTCCAAAAGGAACTGTTTTGATTGCTATTTATGCGGCACCGACAGTTGGAAGACTTGGTATACTTGGCAATCAAGCATCATTTAATCAAGCTGCTTGCGGGTTAGTTGCCAATAATAAAATTTGTTGCAAAGAATTTATTTATCTCTTTCTCAAAAGCCAAAGAGATGAATTAAATGCGATGGCATCAGGTTCAGCACAACAAAATCTAAATGTTGGCAAAATCAAATCTTACCCATCCTTTATTCCTGATGAAATGTCAATGGCTAAATTTAAAAAGAAAGTAGTGCCCTTGTTTGATAAGATTGAAAAAAATGCAGGTCAAATCCGCACCCTCACATCATTGCGAGATACTTTGTTGCCGAAGTTGATGAGTGGGGATGTAAGGGTGGAAATAGAAAAGGCCTAAAAAAAATAATATGAGTACAGCATTACAACTTGCCATAACCAAAATTGGTGACCTGCTCTTGGATAGTACAATTAGCCAAAATGCGGAGGGGAAGACTATTAGTCCTATCAATTTGGCAATTCCCCCTTATCAACGTCCTTACAAATGGACAACCAAAAATGCTGTCCAACTATTAGATGACATTATTGAGGCAAAAAACCAAAATAAAGAGACTTACCGCGTAGGAACTCTTATCCTTCATTTTGATGCAAAACAATCGGTGTACAATATTGTAGATGGACAACAACGTACCATTACTTTTTCGCTATTGCTTATGGCTATAAATCAAGAGTACGGAGCTTCAATTCCTTTCTTAAATCAGTCGTTAACTGATGATGCTTATAACTCGAGAAACATTCCCAATAACTATAGAACCCTCGAAAGACGCATACATAATATTTCTGATAATCGGGAACGATTAGAACTTGAGGATTACATCAAAAATAATTGTGAACTCATCGTTGTTATTACGGAGGACATTTCCGAAGCATTTCAGTTTTTTGATTCTCAAAATGCTCGTGGTAAAAAGCTATATCCGCATGATTTGTTAAAGGCTTATCACTTAAGAGAAATGAACAATTTGGATATTGCTCAAACCGAAAAAACGGTAAAAGACTGGGAAGATTTGGACCAGAAGAAGTTGTCCCTTTTATTCAGCGATTACCTCTACCGACTGAAAGAATGGATTAAAGGAAACAGAGCTTGGGAGCTTAATGAACATAATATTCAAAAGTTCAAAGGGATAAGCCGCAACGGAAATTATCCTTATGCGCAGTTTTTTAAAGGGGCTTTTGCCTATGCGGATATGGTCAATCAATCTTCAATGCCCTTTGTTTCCGGTATGAACGACCTTAAACCATTTCAGATAGATACCCCCATAATTTCGGGAAAATCATTTTTTGACTATGCCAAACACTATTTTGAAATCTTAAAAGACATTCAAAACAATGATAAATATGAAGGGTATTTTATCAATGATAATGAAATCGTTAAAACACTCAACTTACGAACATACAAAAACGGAGTCGGCAATGGAATAACGCGTCTGTTATTCGATACAGCTGTATTGCTTTATGTAGATAGGTTCTGTCCCAGTGAACGACCATCGAAAACGGATAAAGAAATGTTGGAAAAACAATTCGTAATGTATGCTTTTATTTGGGCATACTCGCTCAGGGCACAATACTATAATCTTGGGTGGCAATCTGCTCAAAATTATATTTTAGGAGCCGGGGTTAAAAATTCATTCAACATTTACAAAATGATAACAGAGGCAGATTCTCCAATTGCATTGTTAAGCTCGCTTTCCGACAAATTAAGTCCACTCTCAATGAGTAAAATCGTAGCAAAAAAAGAGGATATCGATATAGAGGTGAACGGAATTTATCAAAATTACCTACACTATTTCAAGGTGAATAAATTTATTGAGGAATAATATGGCAAAGAATGTTTTACCACTCAAAGAACAGTCGATAGCAGACATATATAACGGTAATCAGGTTACCTATGAAGTACCTATTTATCAGCGAAATTATGCTTGGGAAGATGATGAGATTACTGCACTTATCCAAGATGTGTACGATGCTTATCTTCTGAATAGTAGTTTAAGTAAAAAAGGTACTTATTTCATTGGTACATTGGTTTCCTATCATAAAGGCGACCAAGTATATGAAGTAATCGATGGACAACAACGACTTACCACCATTAACCTTGTGCTTTCTGCTCTAGGCGTACCCCGTCAAAACAAATTAACCTATAGGGCACGAAAAAAATCTAATGATACCATTCTAAGTATCCCTCTATTTAATATTGATGAAAAAGACAATGGTATTATCAATGGTTTCAATTATGCTAAAAATGCACTAAATAAGATTGTTCCGGAAAAGGATTTAGAAAATTTCAAAAAGTATTTTCAGGAAAACGTTCACATTATACACTATAATGTCCCTAGAGATATAGACTTAAATCATTACTTCGAAATAATGAATTCAAGAGGTGAACAACTTGAAAAACACGAAATTATAAAAGCACGTTTAATAGAACAATTGAATGAAGAAGATAAAGTAACATTCAGCCAATTATGGGAAAACTGTAGCATCATGAATGTGCATATTCAGCAGAAATATCGGCAGGAAGCCATTTTTGGAAAAACACATTCTGATTTCATAATTACAAGTTTTGATGAATTACCGAAAGTAGAAGTTGGGGCAGGAAAAAAGTCAATTATTTCACTTTTAGAAGGAAAAGTCGCAGATGATGTGTCTGCTAAAGATGATAACTTAGATAGCTTTCAACCGATTATAGATTTTTCAAATTTATTACTGATTGTACTTAAAATCACAAGAATAAAAGACCCTAACTTCAATCCATCTAATTTTACACTTGATGATAAAGAACTGATTCGGGAATTTGATAAGTTAACTATTGATGAGAAGTTTGTAAAAGAGTTTGGTTTCAATTTATTGAAATCTAAGTATTTCCTAGACAACTACATAGTGCATCATTCAAATGAAAACGACACAATTGAAAGTAATCCATGGAAGTTACAATATTGGCAAAAAGAGGGTAAAAACGAATATTTGAAGAATCTGGATGCTGAAAGTGAAATCCAACAAAAACTGGTGCAGTTACTTTCTATGTTTGAAGTTTCATTCACAGCAAGACAAAGGAAAAATTACTTGTTCTATTGTTTATTACATCTGTTTAATGAAGGTAGCGATGTTGCAAACTATTATGAATTTGTAAAAGGATTGGCAGATAAGTACTTCATTGATGTTTATTTAGATCAGAGTAAATTGAATGCGATTAATACGCCCAATCCAGGTAGTTTTGACATCACAATCCTAAGTAATAACAAGCTTGGTACTGAACTGCAAAATATCAATTTAGATTTTTCTAATATTTATGGTGATGGTACAGTAAAATCAAACGGGATTCCATTATTTGTATTTAATTACTTAGACTATAAATTGTGGGAGAAATACTTTAATGAGTTAAGAGGCGAAAAAACAAAAGAAGGAAGTTCTGAAAGAATAGCCTTTTTTGACACACTTGGTTGTAGTGACTTTGGCTTAAAAATTTTTGAACAGTTCTATTTTTCGAGAACTCGAAGAAGTTTAGAACATTTCTATCCTCAATCCAAAGGCGATGGAAAAGAAGGTAGGCCATCACAAGACCAAATAAATTGCCTTGGTAATTATGCTATGATTGGTAGCGAAATGAATAGTTCTGGAAATAATTGGGACCCAAATGCAAAACTGAGTCATTATTTAGATGGAGGAAAAATTAAACAGGTGAGTATTGCTTCCATAAAGTTTATGATAATGATGCAAAAGTGCAAGGATAATTTACTGAAAAATAATCGAGAAACTGGCCTAGAGTGGATTTACGATGATATAAAAGAACATCAGGAAAAAATGGAAAATATTCTTTTGGGTAATTAAAAATAGGGTTAGCAAATGACAAGAATAACCGAAAACACCATAGAAACCTTCACTATCGAGTTACTCGAAAAACTCGGTTATGCGTATATCTATGCACCGGATATTGCACCTGATTCAGAAAATCCTGAAAGAGAAAGTTTTGAGCAAGTGCTATTGGTGCAGAGGTTGCAAAATGCCGTTAAGCGAATAAATCATAGTATTCCAACCGATGCACAGACAGAAGCTATAAAAGAAATTCAGCGTATTGCTTCACCTGAACTTCTTACCAACAATGAAAACTTTCATCGTCTTTTAACAGAAGGTATTCCAGTTTCAAAACGTGTGGATGGAGATGACAGGGGCGACAGAGTTTGGCTGATTGATTTCAAGAATCCGCACAACAACGAATTTGTTGTAGCCAACCAATTTACCATCATAGAAAACGGGAACAACAAACGTCCTGACGTTATTTTGTTTGTCAATGGAATTCCGTTGGTAGTTATTGAATTAAAAAATGCAGCAGACGAAAACACAACGATTAATTCTGCTTTCAAGCAAGTAGAAACTTATAAAACCATCATTCCTAGTTTATTCACTTACAACGGCTTTGTGGTTATCTCTGACGGTTTAGAAGCTAAAGCAGGTTCGATTTCTGCGGGATTTAGTCGTTACATGGCTTGGAAATCGGCAGACGGAAAAGCCGAAGCATCGCATTTGGTAAGTCAGTTAGAAACATTAATTCAAGGGATGTTGAATAAAGAAACCTTGATTGACTTAATCAGGCATTTCATTGTTTTTGAAAAATCGAAAAAAGAAGATGCAGTAACGGGTATTACCACCATTTCCACCGTTAAAAAATTAGCTGCATATCATCAATATTATGCTGTAAACAGAGCCGTTGAATCAACTTTAAGAGCAACAGGTTTTACCGTAGAAAATGAAACGCCCTTGAGTATGGTCATGGAATCTCCTGAAAGCTATGGAGTGCCGGGAGTAAAAAATCAACCTATTGGTGACAGAAAAGGCGGTGTGGTTTGGCATACGCAAGGAAGTGGAAAATCATTGTCGATGGTTTTCTATACAGGTAAAATCGTATTGGCTTTAGACAATCCGACCATACTTGTAATTACAGACCGCAACGATTTGGACGATCAACTTTTTGACACATTTGCAGCATCCAAACAATTACTGAGACAAGAACCAGTACAGGCGGAGGACAGAAACCAATTAAAGGATTTATTGAAAGTTGCTTCGGGCGGTGTAGTGTTTGCAACCGTGCAAAAATTTCAACCCGAAGAAGGCAATGTGTATGAATTGCTTTCTGACAGAAAAAACATTGTAGTAATCGCAGACGAAGCACACAGAACCCAATACGGATTTAAGGCCAAAACTATTGATGCCAAAGACGGACAGGGAAATGTGGTTGGAAAGAAAATCGTTTACGGTTTTGCCAAATACATGCGTGATGCTTTGCCAAATGCAACATATTTAGGTTTTACAGGAACACCCATTGAAAGCACAGACGTAAACACACCAGCAGTTTTCGGTAACTATGTGGACATTTACGATATAGCCCAAGCCGTTGAAGATGGAGCAACCGTTCGTATTTTTTACGAAAGCCGTTTGGCAAAAGTGAAATTAAGTGAAGAAGGCAAACAATTAGTTGACGACCTTGATGATGAGTTAGAACAAGAAGATTTAACCAATACACAAAAAGCAAAAGCCAAGTGGACACAATTGGAAGCCTTGGTTGGTAGTGAAAATCGAATTAAGAATATAGCCAAAGACATAGTTGCACATTTTAGCCAACGTCAGGAAGTGTTTGAAGGCAAAGGAATGATTGTTTCCATGAGTCGCAGAATTGCAGCCGATTTGTATCAGGCAATTATTGACCTGAAACCCGAATGGCATTCAGACGATTTGAATAAAGGCGTGATAAAAGTGGTCATGACTTCGGCATCTTCAGATGGTCCGAAGATTTCCAAACATCATACCACCAAAGAACAAAGAAGAACACTTGCAGAGAGAATGAAAAATCCTGATGACGAATTACAATTGGTCATCGTTCGGGATATGTGGCTCACAGGTTTTGATGCACCAAGTATGCACACCCTTTACATTGACAAACCAATGAAAGGACATAATTTGATGCAAGCCATAGCAAGGGTAAATAGAGTTTATAAAGATAAGCCAGGCGGTTTGATTGTAGATTATTTGGGCATTGCAGCAGACTTGAAAAAAGCTTTGGCATTTTATTCTGATGCAGGCGGAAAAGGCGACCCAACTATATTACAAGAACAAGCCGTTCAATTGATGTTGGAGAAATTAGAAGTTGTTTCTCAAATGTATCATGGTTTTGAATATGAAACTTATTTTGAAGCAGATACTTCAAAGAAGTTATCGTTAATACTTGCAGCCGAAGAACACATTTTAGGACTACAAGATGGAAAGAAAAGATACATCAATGAAGTAACAGCATTGTCAAAAGCTTTTGCCATTGCAATACCTCATGACCAAGCTATGGATGCAAAAGACGAAGTTTCGTTTTTCCAAGCCGTAAAAGCAAGGTTGGCAAAGTTTGACGGAACAGGGTCAGGAAGAACAGATGAAGAAATTGAAACAACCATTCGCCAAGTCATTGACAAGGCTTTAGTTTCCGAACAAGTAATTGATGTTTTTGATGCAGCAGGAATTAAGAAACCCGACATTTCTATTTTATCCGAAGAGTTCTTGTTGGAACTGAAAGGAATGGAGCATAAAAATGTTGCCTTAGAAGTTTTAAAGAAGCTCTTGAATGACGAGATAAAATCAAGAGCTAAAAAGAATCTTGTTAAAAGCAAAACATTTTTAGAAATGCTCGAAAACTCTATCAAGAAATATCACAACAAAATATTGACAGCAGCAGAAGTAATCGAAGAACTTATAAACCTGAGCAAAGACATTGTGGAGATGGACAATGAAGCCAAGCACATGGGTTTATCAGATTTTGAATTTGCTTTTTACACAGCAGTTGCCAACAACGACAGTGCAAGAGAACTCATGCAGCAAGACAAATTGAGAGAACTTGCCGTTGTGCTGACAGAAACCATAAGACAAAACGCATCTATCGACTGGACAATTAAAGAAAGTGTAAAGGCCAAATTGAAAGTTGCGGTAAAAAGAATATTGAGAAAATACGGTTATCTGTCTTGTCCTGAAATAGGTTTACACATTTATTAACCATAAAAAGTGTAAACAATGCAAAAAAGTAAAGTCAATTTAGGACTAAAATCTTCGGGAGAATTTAATTTAGAAGAACGGAGGCAAATCATTGAAGAATATCTTCAATCAGATTGTACTAAAAGAGAAATCTGGTATAAATATACCGGTCAAGAACATGAAAAAGGTTATCTTTTAAATTGGATGCGTCAACTAGGTTACCAAGTTCCAGAGAAAAGAGTTAAATTTGTTTCGACTAAAACACTAGCTATGAGCAACAAAGCCAAAGAATCGGTAGAAGTAACTCAATTAAAGGAAAAAATTAAACAGCTAGAAAAGGCACTAGTCAGCTCTGAACTAAGAGCCACTGCGTATGAAACAATGATTGAAATTGCAGAAAAGGAGCTAAAAATAAGTATTAAAAAAGTCCAATACCAAACAATCTTTACGATAAAAATGCGTCAACCTAAAATAGGATTAAGCAAATTATGCTGGTTGTTTGGTGTTACTCGTCAGGCATATTATCAGAGTTTTTATAGAGCAGAATTTCAAGAAATTGAACAAGCTTTAGTATTAAAAGAAGTCATTTCTATTAGAAATAATCATCCAAGAATAGGAACTAGGAAAGCTGTACATTATGTTGGAAAGTTTTCTGCTAGAGCACCAAATAAAAATGGGGAGAGATGCTTTGTTTGACTTGCTTTCCTACATACTTTATTGATTAGAAGGAGAAAAAGAGTCATCAGAACAACCCAGTCTAATCACTGGATGAGAAAATACCCCAACTTAATAAGAGCATTTATTCCAACTGCTCCTAACCAGTTATGGGTAAGTGATATAACTTATTGGAAAACAGGATTTGGTGTTTTGTATATTTCTTTAATTACAGATGCTTTTAGTCATAAAATAATTGGTTATAACCTAGCTCAATCTCTTGAAGCCATTGAGAGTTTAAAGGCTCTTAAAATGGCATTAAAGCAGGATATATTGTCGCAAAATCTTATTCATCATTCTGACAGAGGGAGTCAGTATTGCAGCTATAAATATGTAAATCTCTTAAATAGTTATGATGTTCAAATAAGTATGACTGAATCTGGAGATCCGTTAGAAAATGCCGTTGCAGAAAGGGTTAATGGAATACTAAAAGAAGAATATTTAGAGTATTATAAAGTAAGAACTTTTAAGCAGGCTAAGGAGTTATTTGACAAGGTGGTTGTTCTGTATAATGAACATAGACCTCACATGAGTATTGGGAATCAAACTCCTAATAAGGTTCATTTAGGAGAGGTGGAAAAGGGCGAAAGGAAATGGAAAACATATTATAGAAAAGTAAATCAAGAACAAAAAAGTGAAGAGTGTGTATAGGTTTTTTTTAGG includes:
- a CDS encoding DUF262 domain-containing protein, with product MSTALQLAITKIGDLLLDSTISQNAEGKTISPINLAIPPYQRPYKWTTKNAVQLLDDIIEAKNQNKETYRVGTLILHFDAKQSVYNIVDGQQRTITFSLLLMAINQEYGASIPFLNQSLTDDAYNSRNIPNNYRTLERRIHNISDNRERLELEDYIKNNCELIVVITEDISEAFQFFDSQNARGKKLYPHDLLKAYHLREMNNLDIAQTEKTVKDWEDLDQKKLSLLFSDYLYRLKEWIKGNRAWELNEHNIQKFKGISRNGNYPYAQFFKGAFAYADMVNQSSMPFVSGMNDLKPFQIDTPIISGKSFFDYAKHYFEILKDIQNNDKYEGYFINDNEIVKTLNLRTYKNGVGNGITRLLFDTAVLLYVDRFCPSERPSKTDKEMLEKQFVMYAFIWAYSLRAQYYNLGWQSAQNYILGAGVKNSFNIYKMITEADSPIALLSSLSDKLSPLSMSKIVAKKEDIDIEVNGIYQNYLHYFKVNKFIEE
- a CDS encoding DUF262 domain-containing protein encodes the protein MAKNVLPLKEQSIADIYNGNQVTYEVPIYQRNYAWEDDEITALIQDVYDAYLLNSSLSKKGTYFIGTLVSYHKGDQVYEVIDGQQRLTTINLVLSALGVPRQNKLTYRARKKSNDTILSIPLFNIDEKDNGIINGFNYAKNALNKIVPEKDLENFKKYFQENVHIIHYNVPRDIDLNHYFEIMNSRGEQLEKHEIIKARLIEQLNEEDKVTFSQLWENCSIMNVHIQQKYRQEAIFGKTHSDFIITSFDELPKVEVGAGKKSIISLLEGKVADDVSAKDDNLDSFQPIIDFSNLLLIVLKITRIKDPNFNPSNFTLDDKELIREFDKLTIDEKFVKEFGFNLLKSKYFLDNYIVHHSNENDTIESNPWKLQYWQKEGKNEYLKNLDAESEIQQKLVQLLSMFEVSFTARQRKNYLFYCLLHLFNEGSDVANYYEFVKGLADKYFIDVYLDQSKLNAINTPNPGSFDITILSNNKLGTELQNINLDFSNIYGDGTVKSNGIPLFVFNYLDYKLWEKYFNELRGEKTKEGSSERIAFFDTLGCSDFGLKIFEQFYFSRTRRSLEHFYPQSKGDGKEGRPSQDQINCLGNYAMIGSEMNSSGNNWDPNAKLSHYLDGGKIKQVSIASIKFMIMMQKCKDNLLKNNRETGLEWIYDDIKEHQEKMENILLGN
- a CDS encoding restriction endonuclease subunit S yields the protein MSEWKEGTLKEIAEIEMGQSPSGDTCNSNGQGIPLLNGPTEFGARNPIAVQYTIDAKRLSRPNDILFCVRGSTTGKMNWSDKKYAIGRGLAAIRHKKGDNYRYFIRGIIDHNLELLLASATGSTFPNISRNQLEELEILIPPLPEQTAIASVLSSLDDKIDLLHRQNATLEKMAETLFRQWFVEEAKEEWENCNLEDLCTQINSGGTPLTKIESYYNGNINWYSTKELNDNYLFESISKITQDGLDNSSAKLFPKGTVLIAIYAAPTVGRLGILGNQASFNQAACGLVANNKICCKEFIYLFLKSQRDELNAMASGSAQQNLNVGKIKSYPSFIPDEMSMAKFKKKVVPLFDKIEKNAGQIRTLTSLRDTLLPKLMSGDVRVEIEKA
- a CDS encoding type I restriction endonuclease subunit R, which encodes MTRITENTIETFTIELLEKLGYAYIYAPDIAPDSENPERESFEQVLLVQRLQNAVKRINHSIPTDAQTEAIKEIQRIASPELLTNNENFHRLLTEGIPVSKRVDGDDRGDRVWLIDFKNPHNNEFVVANQFTIIENGNNKRPDVILFVNGIPLVVIELKNAADENTTINSAFKQVETYKTIIPSLFTYNGFVVISDGLEAKAGSISAGFSRYMAWKSADGKAEASHLVSQLETLIQGMLNKETLIDLIRHFIVFEKSKKEDAVTGITTISTVKKLAAYHQYYAVNRAVESTLRATGFTVENETPLSMVMESPESYGVPGVKNQPIGDRKGGVVWHTQGSGKSLSMVFYTGKIVLALDNPTILVITDRNDLDDQLFDTFAASKQLLRQEPVQAEDRNQLKDLLKVASGGVVFATVQKFQPEEGNVYELLSDRKNIVVIADEAHRTQYGFKAKTIDAKDGQGNVVGKKIVYGFAKYMRDALPNATYLGFTGTPIESTDVNTPAVFGNYVDIYDIAQAVEDGATVRIFYESRLAKVKLSEEGKQLVDDLDDELEQEDLTNTQKAKAKWTQLEALVGSENRIKNIAKDIVAHFSQRQEVFEGKGMIVSMSRRIAADLYQAIIDLKPEWHSDDLNKGVIKVVMTSASSDGPKISKHHTTKEQRRTLAERMKNPDDELQLVIVRDMWLTGFDAPSMHTLYIDKPMKGHNLMQAIARVNRVYKDKPGGLIVDYLGIAADLKKALAFYSDAGGKGDPTILQEQAVQLMLEKLEVVSQMYHGFEYETYFEADTSKKLSLILAAEEHILGLQDGKKRYINEVTALSKAFAIAIPHDQAMDAKDEVSFFQAVKARLAKFDGTGSGRTDEEIETTIRQVIDKALVSEQVIDVFDAAGIKKPDISILSEEFLLELKGMEHKNVALEVLKKLLNDEIKSRAKKNLVKSKTFLEMLENSIKKYHNKILTAAEVIEELINLSKDIVEMDNEAKHMGLSDFEFAFYTAVANNDSARELMQQDKLRELAVVLTETIRQNASIDWTIKESVKAKLKVAVKRILRKYGYLSCPEIGLHIY
- a CDS encoding IS3 family transposase, with product MRKYPNLIRAFIPTAPNQLWVSDITYWKTGFGVLYISLITDAFSHKIIGYNLAQSLEAIESLKALKMALKQDILSQNLIHHSDRGSQYCSYKYVNLLNSYDVQISMTESGDPLENAVAERVNGILKEEYLEYYKVRTFKQAKELFDKVVVLYNEHRPHMSIGNQTPNKVHLGEVEKGERKWKTYYRKVNQEQKSEECV